In Sphingomonas panacisoli, one genomic interval encodes:
- a CDS encoding response regulator — MTAPNIILVEDDPPLRTLTARALQENGYAVRVAATAPEMWRAFEQGPVDLVLLDIMLPGTSGIDLCRELRRISDVPIIFISAKGSETDRVIGLELGADDYLAKPFGTRELVARVRAVLRRHTVERAPADREKGELEFNRWTVNLPRRELMSPTGAAVELTGAEFDLLVSLCDNAQRVIARERLIELSRTRLGDSSDRSIDVLISRLRRKLSSTGNPAPIITVRGVGYMLNAPVERR, encoded by the coding sequence ATGACCGCTCCCAATATCATTCTTGTCGAAGACGATCCGCCGCTCCGCACCCTGACCGCCCGCGCGCTCCAGGAAAACGGCTATGCCGTCCGCGTCGCGGCCACCGCCCCCGAAATGTGGCGCGCGTTCGAGCAGGGACCGGTCGATCTCGTATTGCTCGACATCATGCTGCCCGGCACGAGCGGAATCGACCTGTGCCGCGAATTGCGGCGGATCAGCGACGTGCCGATCATCTTCATCTCGGCCAAGGGCAGCGAGACCGATCGCGTGATCGGGCTCGAGCTCGGCGCCGACGATTACCTCGCGAAGCCGTTCGGGACGCGCGAGCTGGTCGCCCGCGTCCGCGCGGTGCTGCGCCGTCATACCGTGGAACGCGCGCCGGCCGATCGCGAGAAAGGCGAGCTCGAATTCAATCGCTGGACGGTCAACCTCCCCCGCCGCGAGTTGATGTCGCCGACCGGCGCCGCGGTCGAGCTGACCGGTGCCGAGTTCGATCTGCTGGTGAGTCTGTGCGACAACGCCCAGCGCGTCATCGCGCGCGAGCGGTTGATCGAACTGTCGCGGACGCGCCTCGGCGACAGTTCCGATCGCAGCATCGATGTGCTGATCAGCCGGCTCCGCCGCAAGCTGTCGAGCACAGGCAACCCGGCGCCGATCATCACGGTGCGCGGTGTGGGCTATATGCTCAACGCGCCCGTCGAGCGCCGTTGA
- a CDS encoding TonB-dependent receptor, which produces MSFNNNSRIALLAGAAFVAFMATAAHAQSAPAPVAAADGQTGGADATAADDQSMPDIIVTATKSNERLKDVPASISVVTATDMTKGGITRFADYAARIPGLSFTSGRTGNTQVTLRGITTGSSQPGSTTAFYVDEAPVGSVNAYTGGNGITPDLDPSDLAQIEVLKGPQGTLYGAGAVGGLLKFTTVEPNLSTIEGSASAGVNTVAKGDVGYSARGMFNLPLVTDRLGLHVSGFYRRDAGYIDNVNPVIGGKDANDAKIRGGRAVLSMKFTPELRLDLSATLQDTTTGAANIVDVDSVTLKPIYGDLKQNRFAQETGRVRLRLYNATWRADLGKVNIVSSTTYQRIFSGERTDASRTFGAAFAGLSGIADLGAALNTYKHSDRWSEEARVTANDLAGGILDVQAGFYWTYEGDKNRINNADLFHTATGVGIPSISVPAYALFGIPTTSPYGLVFAKIDSSYQEFSGFGNIRLHFGQKFDILGGVRYAHDKQKYSQDYEGLLIPAITGFAFRQLVAVGAEKANVATWLVSPRFKISDDFMIYGRAASGYRPGGPNPAPPSGGVPLTFQPDRLIQYEVGFKASAMNKLLSVDAALFYTDWNNIQVQTSAGGFNFIVNGGKARSQGGEVTIRLQPATGLSFGLNAAYTDAKLTSDAPRAKGINGDRLPYVPRLSGSFTADYSATLSGSTKLNLGAALNYTGNRISDYSGNFPKHLPAYATVDLRAGLDFGSFNLSAFARNLTDKRAIVVVGTELLATNNTAGSPYAAGVLTPRTIGLEASVKF; this is translated from the coding sequence ATGTCGTTCAACAATAACAGCCGTATCGCGTTGCTGGCCGGTGCCGCGTTTGTCGCTTTCATGGCGACCGCCGCACATGCGCAATCCGCCCCGGCGCCCGTCGCGGCTGCCGACGGTCAGACCGGTGGTGCCGACGCCACGGCTGCCGACGACCAGTCGATGCCCGACATCATCGTCACCGCGACCAAGAGCAATGAACGTCTGAAGGACGTGCCGGCGTCGATCTCGGTCGTCACCGCGACCGACATGACCAAAGGCGGCATCACGCGCTTCGCCGATTATGCGGCGCGCATCCCGGGCCTCAGCTTCACCTCCGGCCGCACCGGCAACACGCAGGTCACGCTGCGCGGCATCACCACCGGTTCGTCGCAGCCGGGTTCGACCACCGCTTTCTACGTCGATGAAGCCCCGGTCGGGTCGGTCAACGCCTATACCGGCGGCAACGGCATCACGCCCGATCTCGACCCGTCCGACCTCGCGCAGATCGAAGTGCTGAAGGGCCCGCAGGGCACGCTGTACGGCGCCGGCGCGGTGGGCGGCCTGCTCAAGTTCACCACCGTCGAGCCGAACCTCAGCACGATCGAGGGCAGCGCGTCGGCCGGCGTCAATACGGTCGCGAAGGGCGATGTCGGCTATTCGGCGCGCGGGATGTTCAACCTTCCGCTGGTCACCGACCGGCTCGGGCTGCACGTGTCGGGCTTCTACCGCCGCGACGCGGGGTATATCGACAACGTCAACCCGGTGATCGGCGGCAAGGACGCCAACGACGCCAAGATCCGCGGCGGCCGCGCGGTGCTGTCGATGAAGTTCACGCCCGAACTGCGGCTCGATCTGTCGGCGACGCTGCAGGACACCACGACCGGAGCGGCGAACATCGTCGATGTCGATTCGGTCACGCTCAAGCCGATCTACGGCGATCTGAAGCAGAATCGCTTCGCGCAGGAAACGGGCCGCGTCCGTCTGCGCCTCTACAACGCGACGTGGCGCGCCGATCTCGGCAAGGTCAACATCGTCTCGTCGACCACCTATCAGCGCATCTTCTCGGGCGAGCGGACCGACGCTTCGCGCACCTTCGGCGCCGCTTTCGCCGGGCTGTCGGGCATTGCCGACCTCGGCGCCGCGCTCAACACGTACAAGCATTCGGACCGCTGGTCAGAGGAAGCGCGCGTGACCGCCAACGACCTTGCGGGCGGCATCCTCGACGTTCAGGCCGGCTTCTACTGGACGTACGAAGGCGACAAGAACCGGATCAACAACGCCGATCTGTTCCACACCGCGACCGGCGTCGGAATCCCGTCCATCTCCGTCCCGGCCTATGCGCTATTCGGCATCCCGACGACCTCGCCCTACGGCCTGGTCTTCGCGAAGATCGATTCGTCCTATCAGGAGTTTTCGGGCTTCGGTAATATCCGGCTCCACTTCGGGCAGAAGTTCGATATCCTCGGCGGCGTCCGCTATGCGCACGACAAGCAGAAATACAGCCAGGACTATGAAGGCCTGCTGATCCCCGCGATCACCGGCTTCGCGTTCCGCCAGCTGGTTGCGGTCGGGGCCGAAAAGGCCAACGTCGCCACGTGGCTGGTGTCGCCGCGCTTCAAGATTTCGGACGATTTCATGATCTACGGTCGCGCCGCCAGTGGCTATCGCCCGGGCGGTCCGAACCCCGCGCCGCCGTCGGGTGGCGTGCCGCTGACCTTCCAGCCCGACCGCCTGATCCAGTACGAGGTCGGCTTCAAGGCATCGGCGATGAACAAGCTGCTCTCGGTCGATGCGGCGTTGTTCTACACCGACTGGAACAACATCCAGGTCCAGACTAGCGCGGGCGGGTTCAACTTCATCGTGAACGGCGGCAAGGCGCGCAGCCAGGGCGGCGAAGTGACGATCCGCTTGCAGCCGGCGACGGGGCTCAGCTTCGGGCTGAACGCGGCGTACACCGATGCCAAGCTGACGTCCGATGCGCCGCGCGCCAAGGGTATCAACGGCGATCGCCTGCCCTACGTGCCGCGTCTGTCGGGGTCATTCACTGCGGACTACAGCGCGACGCTGTCGGGCTCGACCAAGCTGAACCTGGGCGCTGCGCTGAATTACACGGGCAACCGCATCAGCGACTATAGCGGCAACTTCCCGAAGCATCTGCCGGCCTATGCGACGGTCGATCTGCGCGCGGGGTTGGACTTCGGCAGCTTCAACCTGTCGGCTTTCGCCCGCAACCTGACCGACAAGCGCGCGATCGTGGTGGTCGGGACCGAGCTGCTGGCGACCAACAACACTGCCGGGTCGCCTTATGCCGCCGGCGTACTGACGCCGCGCACGATCGGCCTCGAAGCCTCGGTCAAGTTCTGA
- a CDS encoding FAD-binding oxidoreductase produces the protein MHIEHPVVPSPVDQAFLARLADRFGAQCQTGQAVRDQHGQSEAHFAPMPPDAVVFARSTQDVVDLVDLCRGAQVPIIAYGAGTSIEGHTLAVRGGVTVDLSEMTRIVAVNAEDFDCTIEAGVRREELNLHLRDQGLFFPIDPGANATIGGMAATRASGTNAVRYGTMREAVLSLKVVTPDGKVVVTSRRARKSAAGYDLTHLFVGSEGTLGIITEVTLRLHPIPETISSAVCGFETLRGAVDTVVQAIQLGIPLARVEILDDMQMRAVNLWSKLDYPEVTTLFFEFHGSPAGVAEQVELVGELASANGGGDFRWSNLPEERAKLWKARHEAYYAAVNLRPNAVGWATDVCVPISRLPECIEETKKDLATASLPATILGHVGDGNFHVVFSLDPDSAEELAEVESINTRLVERALAMDGTCTGEHGIGLGKQPWLLRELGDDAVGMMRAVKLALDPDNLFNPGKIFAA, from the coding sequence ATGCACATCGAGCACCCGGTCGTGCCCTCGCCGGTCGATCAAGCCTTTCTGGCGCGGCTCGCGGACCGGTTCGGCGCGCAGTGCCAGACCGGGCAGGCGGTGCGCGACCAGCACGGGCAAAGCGAGGCGCACTTCGCGCCGATGCCGCCCGACGCGGTGGTCTTCGCGCGATCGACCCAGGACGTGGTCGATCTGGTCGACCTGTGTCGGGGGGCACAGGTCCCGATCATCGCGTACGGTGCGGGAACGTCGATCGAGGGCCACACGCTGGCGGTGCGCGGCGGCGTTACCGTCGACCTGTCCGAAATGACGCGGATCGTCGCGGTCAATGCCGAGGATTTCGACTGCACGATCGAAGCCGGGGTGCGACGCGAGGAACTCAACCTGCATCTGCGCGATCAGGGACTATTCTTCCCGATCGATCCGGGTGCGAACGCCACCATCGGGGGGATGGCGGCGACGCGCGCGAGCGGCACCAACGCGGTGCGCTACGGCACGATGCGCGAGGCGGTGCTGAGCCTGAAGGTGGTGACGCCCGACGGCAAGGTCGTCGTCACCAGCCGCCGCGCGCGCAAGTCGGCGGCGGGGTACGACCTGACCCACCTGTTCGTCGGGTCGGAGGGGACGCTCGGCATCATCACCGAAGTCACGCTGCGGCTGCATCCGATCCCGGAGACGATTTCGTCGGCGGTATGCGGGTTCGAGACGCTGCGTGGCGCGGTCGATACTGTCGTCCAGGCGATCCAGCTCGGCATCCCGCTGGCCCGCGTCGAAATCCTCGACGACATGCAGATGCGCGCGGTCAATCTGTGGTCGAAGCTAGACTATCCCGAAGTCACGACCCTGTTCTTCGAATTCCACGGCTCGCCCGCGGGGGTCGCCGAGCAAGTCGAACTGGTCGGCGAACTGGCGAGCGCGAACGGCGGCGGCGATTTCCGCTGGTCGAACCTGCCCGAGGAACGCGCCAAATTGTGGAAAGCGCGGCACGAGGCCTATTATGCGGCGGTCAATCTGCGGCCCAACGCGGTCGGCTGGGCGACCGACGTGTGCGTGCCGATCAGCCGGCTGCCGGAATGCATCGAGGAAACGAAGAAGGACCTGGCGACCGCCAGTTTACCGGCGACGATCCTCGGCCACGTTGGGGACGGCAATTTCCACGTGGTCTTTTCGCTCGACCCGGACAGCGCCGAGGAACTGGCCGAGGTCGAGTCGATCAATACGCGCCTCGTCGAGCGCGCGCTGGCGATGGACGGAACCTGCACCGGCGAACATGGTATTGGGCTCGGCAAGCAGCCGTGGTTACTCCGCGAACTGGGCGACGACGCGGTCGGCATGATGCGCGCGGTCAAGCTGGCGCTCGATCCGGACAATCTGTTCAATCCGGGCAAGATCTTCGCCGCGTGA
- a CDS encoding glycosidase: MTYPIDRLVFRPDDVDLARSPLAGHIGEDTYVLGAFNPGLTRLANGNLLMMVRVAEALRQPVRDGHVRSIRWDGGRYVLDPWPLAQVDTSDPRKFMVHGSGWRVMALTSLSWLLPVELSPDGLDRVAIHYDKAVAPSASFQCYGIEDARISKVGDRYLMTTCSVSPERHSTTLYSSANGLDWTFEDIVLDHQNKDMLIFEGLIGDRYWAQTRPLGDLYFAYPPGSEWRAGPAINLATSPDGHHWKPYREPGIRPHSATVATARMGGGTPPILTDDGWLSLWHGVEPKEIVGIYRTYWSILDRDDPSKVVRTHHAPVLEASPTLTAPIEHQMYLHDVVFTTGIADGGDHYVVASGEADLACRITHVPKAVFGL; this comes from the coding sequence ATGACGTATCCGATCGATCGCCTGGTCTTTCGTCCCGACGATGTCGATCTCGCCCGCTCGCCGCTGGCGGGACATATCGGCGAGGACACGTACGTGCTGGGCGCGTTCAACCCCGGACTGACGCGGCTCGCCAACGGCAATCTACTGATGATGGTGCGGGTGGCCGAGGCGCTGCGGCAGCCCGTCCGCGACGGCCACGTTCGCTCGATCCGCTGGGACGGCGGGCGGTACGTCCTCGATCCCTGGCCGCTCGCGCAAGTCGACACGTCGGATCCACGCAAGTTCATGGTGCATGGCAGCGGCTGGCGCGTGATGGCGCTGACGTCACTGTCATGGCTGCTGCCGGTCGAATTGTCGCCCGACGGGCTGGATCGCGTCGCAATTCATTACGACAAGGCGGTCGCGCCGTCCGCCAGCTTCCAATGCTACGGCATCGAGGACGCGCGGATCAGCAAGGTCGGCGATCGCTACTTGATGACGACCTGTTCGGTCAGTCCGGAGCGCCATTCGACGACGTTGTACAGTTCCGCCAACGGGCTCGACTGGACGTTCGAGGACATCGTGCTCGATCACCAGAACAAGGACATGCTGATCTTCGAAGGACTGATCGGCGACCGTTACTGGGCGCAGACTCGGCCCCTCGGCGACCTTTATTTCGCCTACCCGCCCGGCAGCGAGTGGCGCGCCGGTCCGGCGATCAACCTCGCGACCTCGCCCGACGGCCATCACTGGAAACCGTATCGCGAGCCCGGCATCCGCCCGCACAGCGCGACGGTCGCCACCGCGCGGATGGGCGGCGGCACGCCGCCGATCCTAACCGACGACGGCTGGCTGAGCCTGTGGCACGGCGTCGAACCCAAGGAAATCGTCGGCATCTATCGCACCTATTGGTCGATCCTCGACCGCGACGATCCCAGCAAGGTCGTGCGCACGCATCATGCGCCGGTGCTCGAGGCCAGCCCCACGCTGACCGCGCCGATCGAGCATCAGATGTACCTCCACGACGTCGTCTTTACGACCGGCATCGCCGATGGCGGCGATCATTATGTCGTCGCGTCGGGCGAAGCGGACCTCGCGTGCCGCATCACCCATGTGCCGAAGGCCGTGTTCGGCCTGTAG
- a CDS encoding carbonic anhydrase codes for MNDLIGRVFDFEKRVFPSSKGLYAKLTEHGQRPKALMISCADSRVVPELIMQADPGDLFVCRNAGNIVPPFATQNGGVSSTVEYAVAALGVRDIIVCGHSDCGAMKALMNPEMLEGMPNVAAWLRHSHAAECVVRAGYGPLDKNDKVRAASLENVVVQLAHLRTHPSVAAGIARGEISLHGWFVDIHAGQMLGLDGATGRFLPIRDDQPLPVALAAAQRLAMDEPFVEAAE; via the coding sequence GTGAACGACCTGATCGGCCGCGTGTTCGATTTCGAGAAGCGCGTTTTCCCCAGCAGCAAGGGCCTGTACGCCAAGCTCACGGAGCACGGGCAGCGCCCCAAGGCGCTGATGATCTCATGCGCCGACAGCCGGGTCGTGCCCGAACTGATCATGCAGGCCGATCCCGGCGACCTGTTCGTGTGCCGCAACGCGGGTAACATCGTGCCGCCGTTCGCGACGCAGAATGGCGGCGTGTCGTCGACGGTCGAATATGCCGTCGCGGCGCTCGGCGTGCGCGACATCATCGTGTGTGGCCATTCGGACTGCGGCGCGATGAAGGCGCTGATGAACCCCGAAATGCTGGAAGGCATGCCCAACGTCGCCGCGTGGCTGCGTCATAGCCATGCCGCCGAATGCGTCGTGCGCGCCGGCTACGGCCCGCTCGACAAGAACGACAAGGTCCGCGCCGCCAGCCTGGAAAATGTCGTCGTCCAGCTCGCGCATTTGCGCACGCACCCGTCGGTCGCCGCCGGCATCGCGCGCGGCGAGATTTCGCTGCACGGCTGGTTCGTCGATATCCATGCCGGCCAGATGCTCGGTCTCGACGGCGCGACCGGACGCTTCTTGCCGATCCGCGACGATCAGCCGCTGCCCGTCGCGCTCGCCGCAGCGCAACGCCTGGCGATGGACGAGCCGTTCGTGGAGGCGGCCGAGTGA
- a CDS encoding MBL fold metallo-hydrolase, with translation MRVWIKRILLTVAALLAVAVGYGAWRFGHPALPADTVTLASSNAAAGDVTARYFGATTLTFGDGKNTIMIDALLTRPGMRAVMFDKIASDPALVGSVLSRAGLAKIDLLLVSHTHYDHALDIAAVAAKTGATIVGSPSTREVALGGGIPDARIRTIKGGETLVAGDFTVTVIRSAHSLGDRVPGEVTAPLRQPAKASDYREGGTFAYLIEHRGLRILVHASANFSPGMYRGVKADVVFLATGGLSPHPADFTARYWDEVVKTTGAKLVVPIHWDDFLLPLDQPLQPLRRFLDDIPLTMTRLAPLAARDGVKIRYMPVIAPVDINEAKGK, from the coding sequence ATGAGGGTCTGGATCAAGCGCATCCTGCTGACGGTCGCGGCGCTGTTGGCCGTCGCCGTGGGCTATGGCGCGTGGCGCTTCGGCCATCCCGCGTTGCCTGCCGACACGGTGACGTTAGCGTCGAGCAATGCGGCTGCGGGAGACGTCACGGCCCGCTATTTCGGTGCGACGACGCTGACGTTCGGCGACGGCAAGAACACGATCATGATCGACGCCCTGCTGACGCGGCCGGGGATGCGCGCTGTGATGTTCGACAAGATCGCCAGCGACCCGGCCTTGGTCGGGTCGGTCCTGAGTCGCGCGGGTCTGGCCAAGATCGACCTTCTGCTCGTCAGCCACACGCATTACGATCATGCACTCGACATCGCGGCGGTCGCAGCGAAGACCGGGGCGACGATCGTCGGCTCGCCCTCGACGCGCGAGGTCGCCCTCGGCGGAGGGATCCCGGACGCACGCATCCGCACAATCAAGGGCGGCGAGACGCTCGTCGCGGGCGACTTCACGGTGACCGTCATCCGCTCGGCTCACTCGCTCGGCGACCGCGTGCCGGGCGAGGTGACGGCGCCGCTCCGTCAACCCGCCAAGGCGAGCGACTATAGAGAGGGCGGCACCTTCGCCTATCTGATCGAGCATCGCGGTTTGCGCATCCTCGTCCATGCCAGCGCCAATTTCAGTCCCGGCATGTACCGCGGGGTGAAGGCGGACGTCGTGTTCCTCGCGACCGGCGGCCTGTCGCCGCATCCGGCCGATTTCACGGCACGCTATTGGGACGAGGTGGTAAAGACGACCGGCGCCAAGCTGGTCGTGCCGATCCATTGGGACGACTTCCTGTTGCCGCTCGACCAGCCGCTCCAGCCGCTGCGCCGTTTCCTCGACGACATTCCGCTGACGATGACCCGACTCGCGCCGCTCGCCGCGCGTGACGGGGTGAAGATCCGTTACATGCCGGTGATCGCGCCGGTCGATATCAACGAAGCCAAGGGGAAGTGA
- a CDS encoding ATP-binding protein, giving the protein MPHFALGLIGRVFAILLLAVLVEYAASTFLYERASQFSVRQDEAHRLAEHLVIASKLIEEEESLHRPEEAAELTTTRYAIAWRATLPKPPTVSPSLDRLTRQIITWEPDLARRDLRVSLTSPGRDGFIAGALRLTDGSWITFRTRQPVAALDMAVSRILLALTPAVALILIGGLLLRQTLRPMRDLARAADRVGHGAVEVKSVPERGPSEVRDVVVAFNAMQARIHRLIGDRTQALAAVGHDFRTPLARLRLRADAIDDDDLRDSIQHDVIEMNQMVTSLLAYLSGEDEADAETPAPTDLAVMCATLVDDVRDHGGKAKYHGPDHCELAVRRVALKRALTNLIDNARHYGKRVDVRLDVSGDTVTIAVEDDGPGIPPDQRDRALEPFVRLDPARSRDTQGFGLGLAIVQRVAAVHDGRLELDSAPSGGLSARIVLPRA; this is encoded by the coding sequence GTGCCGCACTTCGCGCTCGGCCTGATCGGGCGAGTCTTCGCGATTCTGCTGCTCGCGGTGCTGGTCGAGTATGCGGCCAGCACGTTCCTGTACGAGCGCGCCAGCCAATTCTCGGTGCGGCAGGACGAAGCGCATCGGCTCGCCGAGCATCTGGTGATCGCGAGCAAGCTGATCGAAGAGGAAGAATCGCTGCATCGGCCAGAGGAAGCAGCCGAACTGACCACGACGCGCTACGCGATCGCCTGGCGCGCGACATTGCCCAAGCCGCCGACCGTATCGCCGTCGCTCGACCGGCTGACGCGGCAGATCATCACGTGGGAGCCCGATCTGGCGCGCCGCGACTTGCGGGTATCGCTGACCTCCCCGGGGCGCGACGGATTCATTGCCGGCGCGCTGCGGCTGACCGACGGCAGCTGGATCACGTTCCGCACCCGCCAGCCGGTCGCCGCGCTCGACATGGCGGTCAGCCGTATCCTGCTTGCGTTGACCCCGGCGGTCGCGCTGATCCTGATCGGCGGGCTGTTGCTGCGTCAGACGCTGCGCCCGATGCGCGACCTCGCGCGCGCCGCCGACCGCGTCGGGCATGGCGCGGTCGAGGTCAAGTCGGTCCCCGAACGCGGCCCCAGCGAAGTGCGCGACGTGGTGGTCGCGTTCAACGCGATGCAGGCGCGGATCCACCGCCTGATCGGCGATAGGACGCAGGCACTCGCCGCGGTCGGGCACGATTTCCGCACCCCGCTCGCGCGGTTGCGGCTGCGTGCCGACGCGATCGACGACGACGATCTGCGAGATTCGATCCAGCACGACGTGATCGAGATGAACCAGATGGTGACCTCGCTGCTCGCCTATCTCTCGGGTGAGGACGAGGCGGATGCCGAAACGCCCGCGCCGACCGATCTCGCGGTGATGTGCGCGACCTTGGTCGATGACGTCCGCGACCATGGCGGCAAGGCTAAATATCACGGCCCGGATCATTGCGAACTCGCGGTGCGCCGCGTGGCGCTCAAGCGCGCGCTGACCAATTTGATCGACAATGCGCGCCACTACGGCAAGCGCGTCGATGTCCGGCTCGATGTGAGCGGCGACACCGTGACGATCGCGGTCGAGGATGACGGCCCCGGCATCCCACCCGACCAGCGCGACCGGGCTCTCGAACCGTTCGTCCGCCTCGATCCCGCGCGCAGCCGCGACACGCAAGGGTTCGGGCTCGGCCTCGCGATCGTCCAGCGCGTCGCGGCGGTCCATGATGGGCGGCTCGAACTCGACTCCGCGCCGTCGGGCGGCCTCAGCGCCCGGATCGTCCTGCCCCGCGCCTGA
- a CDS encoding glycoside hydrolase family 130 protein, translating to MLAATPVGATAAGRVARPIAADTRFERRAGARPIIAADPNATFFCPMRQAPVKWRALHAFNPAAAVHDGAVWLLFRAEDDSGAMAIGGHTSRIGLARSSDGVNFQVLPSPVIYPDNDAQRDAEWDGGCEDPRLAMREDGLFVCTYSQFNRKAVYLGVATSRDMVFWEKHGVAFAGSRYEKMMMKSAAIVQRLAGDRLVAAKIGGRYWMLFGQGNIYAAHSPDMIRWTPVESAPGKLKIVMAPRPGKFDSGLAEAGPSPILTPRGIVMLYNGRNAKTGGDPTRPPLEYAAGRALLDPRDPTRVLERAETPFFAPELAWEKTGQYAQGTTFIEGLVHFGGQWLLYYGSADSVVGVAASSSLSL from the coding sequence ATGTTGGCGGCGACGCCGGTCGGCGCGACCGCGGCGGGCCGCGTCGCGCGGCCGATCGCCGCCGACACCCGGTTCGAGCGGCGTGCCGGCGCGCGGCCGATCATCGCCGCCGATCCGAACGCGACCTTCTTCTGCCCGATGCGCCAGGCGCCGGTGAAGTGGCGCGCGCTGCACGCCTTCAACCCAGCAGCGGCCGTCCATGACGGTGCGGTATGGCTGCTGTTTCGCGCCGAGGACGATAGCGGCGCGATGGCGATCGGCGGGCATACCTCGCGCATCGGGCTGGCGCGGAGCAGCGACGGGGTGAATTTCCAGGTGCTGCCGTCGCCGGTCATCTACCCCGACAATGATGCCCAGCGCGATGCCGAGTGGGACGGCGGATGCGAGGATCCGCGGCTCGCGATGCGCGAAGATGGACTGTTCGTCTGCACCTACAGCCAGTTCAACCGGAAGGCGGTCTATCTCGGCGTCGCGACGTCGCGCGACATGGTGTTCTGGGAAAAGCACGGGGTCGCGTTCGCCGGGTCGCGGTACGAAAAGATGATGATGAAATCCGCCGCGATCGTGCAGCGACTGGCCGGCGATCGCCTGGTCGCGGCGAAGATCGGCGGTCGCTACTGGATGCTGTTCGGCCAGGGCAACATCTACGCCGCGCATTCGCCCGACATGATCCGCTGGACCCCGGTCGAAAGCGCGCCGGGCAAGCTGAAGATCGTCATGGCGCCGCGTCCGGGCAAGTTCGACAGCGGGCTGGCAGAGGCGGGGCCGTCGCCTATCCTGACGCCGCGCGGAATAGTGATGCTCTATAACGGCCGCAACGCGAAGACGGGGGGTGATCCGACGCGGCCCCCGCTTGAATATGCCGCGGGCCGCGCGTTGCTCGATCCGCGCGATCCGACGCGGGTGCTCGAGCGCGCCGAAACGCCTTTCTTCGCCCCCGAGCTCGCCTGGGAGAAGACCGGGCAGTACGCGCAGGGGACAACCTTCATCGAAGGGCTCGTCCATTTCGGCGGGCAGTGGTTGCTATATTACGGGTCGGCCGACAGCGTCGTCGGCGTCGCGGCGTCGTCCAGCCTCTCCCTCTGA